A window of the Tunturibacter empetritectus genome harbors these coding sequences:
- a CDS encoding multiheme c-type cytochrome yields MHDTAQGSHVREGYVGDATCKSCHADQSLSYVHTAHRLTSQNPTAEAILGSFAEGSNTLKIADPAPAIGDPGISYEMEKRGADYYVSAVTGFAGDLQRRSEEIGVVIGSGVRGQSYLYWRGDELFELPVSYWSDGGRWINSPGYRNGPPNFDRPASARCLECHVSYIKALSDDPMGNRYDRGSLVPGISCEVCHGPGSRHAALFAKGETKRHLQETLILNPKHFARDRQVDLCALCHNGAAQKENAPAFSFLPGEPLARYLSEDTASADMHPDVHANQVGLLKRSRCYLSSSEMSCSTCHDVHAAERPAAAYSERCLTCHRVESCGMEKTMGASIKGNCIDCHMPIEQTNAIVSETGDRVIRTRMRTHWIKVYSPAEP; encoded by the coding sequence TTGCATGACACAGCGCAGGGATCCCATGTTCGCGAAGGCTATGTGGGCGATGCAACATGCAAGTCGTGCCACGCCGACCAGAGCTTGTCTTATGTGCATACGGCGCATCGCCTCACTTCACAGAATCCGACAGCCGAGGCCATACTCGGTTCTTTTGCAGAGGGCTCAAACACTCTGAAGATAGCTGATCCTGCGCCAGCTATCGGCGACCCCGGTATCTCTTATGAGATGGAGAAGAGAGGCGCGGATTACTACGTTTCGGCAGTTACTGGTTTTGCCGGAGACCTCCAGAGGAGAAGCGAAGAGATTGGTGTGGTGATTGGCTCAGGAGTGCGTGGGCAGAGCTATCTGTATTGGCGAGGAGATGAGTTGTTCGAGTTACCGGTGAGCTACTGGTCGGATGGCGGCCGATGGATTAATAGTCCGGGCTATAGGAATGGTCCGCCAAACTTTGATCGGCCTGCGTCTGCGCGATGTCTGGAGTGCCACGTCAGCTATATTAAAGCGCTATCGGACGACCCGATGGGCAATCGGTACGACAGAGGAAGTCTGGTCCCGGGGATCTCCTGCGAGGTGTGCCATGGGCCGGGATCGCGGCATGCGGCGCTCTTTGCAAAGGGAGAGACGAAGAGGCACTTGCAGGAGACGCTGATCTTGAACCCGAAGCATTTCGCGCGAGACAGGCAGGTGGACCTGTGCGCACTTTGCCATAACGGTGCCGCACAGAAGGAGAACGCGCCTGCATTTTCCTTCCTACCCGGGGAGCCGCTTGCGCGATATCTGAGCGAGGATACTGCGAGCGCAGACATGCATCCTGATGTGCACGCGAACCAAGTGGGCCTCCTGAAGCGGAGCCGATGTTACTTATCGTCTTCGGAGATGAGTTGCTCCACGTGTCATGATGTGCATGCGGCTGAGCGGCCGGCCGCGGCGTACTCCGAGAGATGCTTGACGTGCCATCGTGTGGAAAGCTGTGGGATGGAAAAGACGATGGGCGCTTCGATCAAAGGCAACTGCATCGACTGCCACATGCCGATAGAGCAGACAAATGCAATCGTCTCTGAGACCGGCGACCGGGTGATTCGGACGAGGATGCGTACTCACTGGATCAAGGTGTATTCGCCGGCTGAACCATAA
- a CDS encoding formylglycine-generating enzyme family protein, with protein sequence MMVHDRYFYDPLAGKYTVDRYLDDLKKRYGGIDAVLIWATYPNMGIDNRNQQDIVRSMPGGVEGLRNMVEEFHRRGVKVLFPIMMWDQGTRDPGKPWPQATAEFMKEIDADGINGDTQDGVPLAFSLAAEKVGHPLAFEPENGPSDEALAWNVLTWGQYKFQFAPTVDKYRWLETRHQVNIQGRWNRDKTDDLQYAFFNGEGWESWENVWGIWNQVTPRDAEATRRMATMERGVAPFLVSPGWEPLYPMHRYGIFSSRWPLNGQAVWTIVNRNEYDVQGRQMTIPFEQGTRYFDLYHGVELTPEKEGSDAILSFPIEAHGYGMILATVGEPSAAMHELMGTMKSMTESKLASFSHEWKTLPQSIVEIASTKQASATPEGMIKIPGGDYLFRVEGIEVEGSDDVGVDVQYPWEDTPRRFHEHPMKLKAFDMDKFPVTNAEFKKFLDAAHYHPSNDLNFLKDWSNGTYPEGWDNKPVTWVSIEDARAYAKWAGKRLPHEWEWQFAAQGTDGRTYPWGDHWDDKAVPQPDFGRTMRGPDNVDAHPSGASPFGVMDMVGNVWQWTDEYVDEHTRGGILRGGSYYKPQGSIWYFPQAYRNDNHGKLLMMAPSYDRSGALGFRCVKDGE encoded by the coding sequence ATGATGGTGCACGATCGCTACTTTTACGACCCATTGGCCGGTAAATACACCGTCGATCGCTATCTTGACGATTTGAAGAAGCGATACGGCGGGATTGATGCGGTGCTGATCTGGGCGACCTACCCCAACATGGGCATCGACAATCGCAATCAGCAGGATATAGTCCGCTCGATGCCGGGCGGGGTCGAAGGGCTTCGCAATATGGTTGAGGAGTTTCATCGACGCGGAGTGAAGGTGCTTTTTCCAATCATGATGTGGGATCAGGGCACGCGCGATCCGGGAAAGCCCTGGCCACAGGCGACCGCTGAGTTCATGAAGGAGATCGATGCGGACGGCATCAACGGTGACACGCAGGATGGTGTGCCTCTTGCATTCTCGCTTGCTGCCGAAAAGGTGGGGCACCCTCTCGCATTCGAACCGGAGAATGGGCCTTCTGATGAGGCGTTGGCGTGGAACGTCCTGACATGGGGTCAGTACAAGTTTCAGTTTGCGCCGACGGTTGATAAGTACCGGTGGCTCGAGACGCGTCACCAAGTGAATATTCAGGGCAGATGGAATCGGGATAAAACGGATGATCTGCAATACGCCTTTTTCAACGGCGAGGGATGGGAGAGTTGGGAGAACGTCTGGGGGATCTGGAATCAGGTGACTCCAAGAGACGCTGAGGCGACGCGAAGAATGGCGACGATGGAGCGCGGAGTCGCACCCTTCCTTGTCAGCCCAGGCTGGGAACCTCTTTATCCGATGCATCGCTATGGGATCTTCTCCAGCCGATGGCCGTTGAACGGACAGGCTGTGTGGACGATCGTCAATCGCAATGAGTACGACGTTCAGGGACGCCAGATGACGATTCCCTTCGAACAGGGCACCCGTTACTTCGATCTCTATCACGGGGTTGAACTGACGCCGGAGAAAGAAGGTAGTGACGCGATTTTGTCTTTTCCGATTGAAGCGCACGGATATGGAATGATCCTGGCCACGGTGGGTGAACCGAGTGCTGCGATGCACGAGTTGATGGGGACGATGAAATCAATGACAGAGTCGAAGCTCGCGAGTTTTTCGCACGAGTGGAAGACCCTGCCGCAAAGCATTGTAGAGATCGCTTCTACTAAGCAGGCGTCGGCAACACCTGAAGGCATGATCAAGATTCCGGGTGGCGACTACTTATTTCGCGTGGAAGGCATTGAGGTTGAGGGCTCTGACGATGTTGGGGTCGACGTTCAATATCCATGGGAAGATACTCCGCGAAGATTTCACGAGCATCCTATGAAGTTGAAGGCGTTTGACATGGACAAATTTCCCGTGACCAACGCTGAGTTCAAGAAGTTTCTCGATGCAGCGCACTATCATCCGAGCAACGATCTCAATTTTTTGAAGGACTGGAGCAATGGAACTTATCCCGAGGGATGGGATAACAAACCTGTGACCTGGGTGTCGATTGAGGACGCTCGAGCGTACGCGAAGTGGGCAGGTAAGCGCCTGCCTCACGAATGGGAGTGGCAGTTTGCAGCTCAGGGAACGGATGGCAGAACCTATCCGTGGGGCGATCACTGGGATGACAAGGCAGTGCCGCAGCCAGACTTCGGGCGCACTATGCGCGGGCCTGACAACGTCGATGCGCACCCGTCGGGTGCAAGTCCCTTCGGTGTGATGGATATGGTCGGAAATGTCTGGCAGTGGACCGATGAATATGTGGATGAGCACACGCGCGGAGGAATTTTGCGCGGAGGAAGCTACTACAAGCCGCAGGGATCTATCTGGTATTTTCCCCAAGCCTATCGAAACGATAACCATGGAAAGCTGTTGATGATGGCTCCAAGTTATGACAGGTCCGGCGCGCTCGGCTTCCGTTGCGTGAAGGACGGAGAATGA
- a CDS encoding tetratricopeptide repeat protein has protein sequence MTSKRFIYLIGVSLVAACFAQGQDSTAARKAAASALSSRQYNQALRDLEPLLKQHPRDPMLLTMRGVALDGLDRTTESLSSFDRALSIDPAFVPALKGAAQISYLRANPRALEYVKKLLAVMPANDVGNAMAGALSYQAHDCAAVITYFTLSNDQVYRDPKALDEFADCLLKQGQNDVALHVLLRGTQLHPERADLTYNLAVAQLRTHQPAEAIKTLTPLSNSNDSDLLNLLASAYIQTDQPDDAFHALEKAIELKPTDQTNYLDLAILCLEHNQENRSVKAATAGIARIPNAASLYLIRGVAYAQLAQYDQAEKDFVDAAQLEPDQPHSVVAMSMLYSDRNQPDKEKALLTKQLAITPKDSVTNYLLADLIIRAGVQPGQPAFQEAKGYLATSLASKPDSAEAQILMGHLLEQENDISAAVGHYSKAIELEPDNRSALDRQFILLRRLHRNDEAAQILQHLKSVLNNEIEQERKSFPARTANTHQAQP, from the coding sequence ATGACCAGCAAGCGGTTTATCTATCTCATTGGCGTCTCTCTCGTCGCCGCCTGCTTCGCTCAAGGTCAAGACTCCACGGCCGCTCGTAAGGCCGCAGCATCCGCACTCTCATCTCGTCAGTACAACCAGGCTCTTCGCGACCTTGAACCGCTCTTAAAACAGCACCCTCGCGATCCAATGCTACTCACGATGCGTGGTGTCGCATTGGATGGCCTCGACCGCACCACAGAAAGCCTCTCGAGTTTCGACCGGGCGCTTTCGATTGATCCCGCCTTCGTCCCCGCACTCAAGGGAGCAGCGCAAATCTCTTATCTCCGGGCCAATCCTCGTGCACTGGAATACGTCAAGAAGCTGCTGGCGGTTATGCCCGCCAACGATGTAGGCAACGCTATGGCTGGAGCGCTCTCCTACCAGGCACATGACTGCGCAGCCGTGATCACATACTTCACCCTCAGTAACGATCAGGTATATCGCGATCCGAAAGCGCTCGACGAATTCGCTGATTGCCTTCTGAAACAAGGACAAAACGATGTGGCCCTGCATGTCCTTCTGCGCGGAACTCAATTGCATCCCGAGAGAGCTGACCTAACCTACAATCTTGCCGTGGCACAGCTGCGCACTCACCAGCCAGCAGAAGCGATCAAAACACTCACGCCTCTCTCAAACTCCAACGACTCCGATCTGCTCAATCTCTTGGCCTCAGCTTACATTCAAACAGATCAGCCCGACGATGCCTTTCATGCCCTCGAGAAGGCAATTGAGCTTAAACCAACGGATCAGACAAACTATCTCGACCTCGCCATACTCTGCCTCGAGCACAACCAGGAAAACAGATCTGTCAAAGCAGCAACTGCGGGAATCGCACGAATCCCAAACGCTGCATCTCTCTATCTCATTCGGGGTGTCGCCTATGCGCAGCTAGCCCAATACGACCAGGCTGAAAAAGACTTCGTGGATGCCGCGCAGCTCGAACCAGATCAGCCGCATAGTGTAGTTGCCATGAGCATGCTGTACTCCGATCGCAATCAACCCGATAAAGAGAAGGCGCTCCTCACCAAGCAACTAGCCATCACTCCTAAAGACTCTGTCACAAACTATTTGCTTGCCGACCTCATCATCCGTGCCGGAGTTCAACCTGGACAGCCGGCATTTCAGGAAGCGAAAGGCTATCTCGCCACCTCTCTCGCTTCGAAGCCAGACTCCGCCGAAGCCCAGATCCTTATGGGCCACCTGCTGGAACAGGAAAACGATATCTCAGCCGCGGTGGGTCACTACAGCAAAGCGATCGAGTTAGAGCCGGACAACCGTTCTGCACTCGACCGTCAGTTCATTCTTCTGCGCAGGCTGCACCGCAACGACGAGGCGGCTCAAATCCTCCAACATCTCAAATCGGTGCTGAATAATGAGATCGAACAGGAAAGGAAATCCTTCCCTGCCCGCACCGCCAATACGCATCAGGCGCAGCCCTAG
- the rbsK gene encoding ribokinase, whose protein sequence is MPVEKKGVVVVGSINMDLVAYTARIPTEGETVVGTAFQTHPGGKGANQAVAVARLGFPVAMIGRIGDDAFGTQLKEHLKDAGVNVDGVSTSQCSSGVAVIVVSEAGENCIVITPGANAQLTPEDLDAKIEILRGAGMVLTQLEIPTETVQHLATICAREGVPLILDPAPAKQLPKDLLDKVDWFTPNETEAAFFIGDGEVEVDEPVMMARTLMRKGVRGVVLKLGSRGAYLASADGLSARLEPFAVQAVDSTAAGDAFNGAFATALMMKKDPVESARFAAAAAALSVTRTGAQTSMPRMAEVEQMLAGVGANEL, encoded by the coding sequence ATGCCCGTTGAAAAGAAGGGAGTCGTCGTGGTGGGGAGCATAAATATGGATCTCGTCGCGTACACGGCGCGGATTCCCACTGAGGGGGAGACCGTCGTCGGGACAGCTTTTCAGACTCATCCCGGGGGAAAAGGCGCGAACCAGGCGGTTGCAGTAGCGCGCCTGGGGTTTCCGGTCGCGATGATTGGAAGGATCGGAGATGATGCCTTCGGTACGCAGCTTAAAGAGCACCTGAAAGATGCGGGGGTGAATGTCGACGGTGTCTCAACTTCGCAATGCAGCTCAGGTGTTGCTGTGATCGTCGTGTCTGAAGCTGGGGAAAATTGCATTGTGATCACGCCAGGCGCCAACGCACAGTTAACGCCTGAAGATCTGGATGCAAAGATCGAGATTCTTCGAGGCGCAGGGATGGTGCTAACACAACTGGAGATTCCGACGGAGACTGTTCAACATCTGGCGACGATCTGCGCCCGTGAGGGTGTGCCGCTGATTCTCGATCCTGCGCCAGCGAAGCAATTACCAAAGGACCTTCTCGACAAGGTCGATTGGTTCACTCCAAACGAGACGGAGGCGGCATTCTTCATCGGGGATGGAGAGGTTGAAGTCGACGAGCCCGTGATGATGGCGCGGACCCTTATGCGCAAAGGGGTTCGAGGGGTGGTCCTCAAGCTTGGATCGCGCGGAGCCTATCTTGCATCGGCTGATGGATTGAGTGCTCGACTGGAGCCGTTTGCGGTTCAGGCAGTGGATTCAACAGCTGCGGGAGACGCTTTCAATGGAGCGTTTGCGACGGCTTTGATGATGAAGAAAGATCCGGTCGAGAGCGCACGCTTCGCCGCAGCAGCAGCGGCGCTTTCCGTGACGCGGACAGGGGCCCAAACCTCCATGCCAAGAATGGCTGAGGTGGAACAGATGTTGGCGGGCGTCGGAGCGAACGAGTTATAG
- a CDS encoding carboxypeptidase-like regulatory domain-containing protein produces the protein MREKKGTQHLWSRSLSVLVLFLAAATLPAIAQYSSGIEGTVTDQSGAVIPSAQVTVTNQDTQVKQTAISNAQGFVQILHLPPGRYHTTVVATGFTTWEQKDIDIEGTDVRSIYPKLLIGSTQATVEVTANSSAVETTSGTISRVLERQTVENAPLVGENLYASVATLAPGVTGLGGSFGGASSSGSQGTNSFNAEPGFQIIGAGQRQEANEYQVDGTSVNGNSRDGITNLTPEPATVAQLKISTDVFSADKGRQSGALIEVFTRPGTNRFHGDLSEFYTGSALTARTEFQTKVPRYLRNDFGGSVGGPIFKNKTFFFGSLFWSKSSQGVTLTQPMETPEFVNYVETNYPNSLAAAFFKGAPAGGIPTSGFQTVSQIEQSLVSPYLPPGIPGDLVALGNVSINQSPINNGFQGHVRLDHNFHDGSDKLFYSLFRNTTQGGVANPRPNLAYVSPNATWYHKVDYIHTFSARLLNEASVSYVRAVGDQPAAPNDLPNLPNAYPGGLGGGFSSWGPSGWVHNNWNWHDVLTYVQGSHNIRIGVDVDRQQDLDNFTAGLDRPTFYFTNIVDFAVDKPNYQSGPIVNVQAGGTAQSLYSRVLMLQTAPFLQDDWKVSKKLTLNLGLRWDYFGHLGTVSYGKNPLALFTPGSGGTAQAQIANGSMLVRGSNGQVVDNAMWRFAPRFGFAYDVFGDGTTSIHGGWGLFNNKIGDLSYVDGIRTNPPQFADPSISIYNAGTTLANFSYGASASGPTGFAPPPGISYEVDPHGGLVGTRIGVGGLQPNLVPPEVQDWSVSIQRSIGSSVVIEADYFGTSSTHLYFQTDSNRYAGDLIQHDGSLSRLNSSFGAVVYGQSIGKANAEVGALAISKRFSRGWSVHAIYNYGKALDYTSSNDNGVGGAENVIDVNNPRRNYGRSDYDSRHRISIDAVWNIPGVGKGIEHLITGGWTLSPVIVLQSGQPFTVYTTAPYPSGDFNADGYNYDVPNMPAFGSNKATSRSDFLKGVFAVSDFPLPAMGTEGNLGRNTYNGPGLANTNLAAERLFRLPFLGDAGSFQVRGEILNLFNRVNLTNPVSDLSNGEFGKSTDQNLPRTIQVLGRIRF, from the coding sequence ATGCGCGAGAAAAAAGGAACACAGCATCTCTGGAGTCGATCCCTCAGCGTATTGGTCCTGTTCTTGGCAGCGGCCACACTCCCAGCAATAGCCCAGTACAGCAGCGGAATCGAAGGAACCGTCACCGACCAGAGTGGCGCCGTAATTCCCTCCGCGCAGGTCACCGTCACCAATCAAGATACGCAGGTAAAGCAGACCGCAATCTCAAACGCTCAAGGCTTCGTCCAGATTCTTCACCTGCCCCCAGGGCGCTACCATACGACCGTTGTCGCCACTGGATTTACCACTTGGGAGCAGAAGGATATCGACATTGAAGGAACCGATGTTCGCTCCATCTACCCCAAACTGCTGATCGGTTCCACGCAAGCCACGGTCGAAGTCACAGCCAACTCCTCCGCAGTCGAAACGACAAGCGGAACGATCAGCCGAGTGCTTGAGAGACAGACTGTCGAGAATGCTCCGCTCGTCGGAGAAAACCTGTACGCCAGCGTAGCTACTCTCGCTCCCGGCGTTACTGGTCTCGGCGGATCATTCGGTGGCGCCAGCAGTTCAGGATCGCAGGGAACAAACAGCTTCAACGCCGAACCGGGCTTTCAAATCATCGGCGCCGGTCAACGTCAGGAGGCCAACGAATATCAAGTCGACGGAACCAGCGTGAACGGCAACTCTCGTGATGGAATCACAAACCTAACTCCAGAGCCTGCTACCGTTGCGCAACTTAAGATCAGCACCGACGTCTTCTCGGCCGACAAGGGAAGACAGAGCGGAGCGTTGATCGAAGTCTTCACCAGGCCCGGAACAAACCGCTTCCATGGTGATCTTTCGGAGTTCTATACAGGTTCGGCGCTGACCGCCCGCACGGAGTTCCAGACTAAGGTTCCTCGCTATCTTCGCAACGACTTCGGCGGATCGGTCGGCGGCCCTATCTTCAAGAACAAGACCTTCTTCTTCGGTTCTCTCTTCTGGAGCAAGAGCAGCCAGGGCGTCACGCTCACTCAACCGATGGAAACGCCCGAGTTCGTCAACTATGTGGAGACGAACTATCCCAACAGCCTCGCCGCGGCCTTCTTCAAAGGCGCACCAGCCGGTGGAATTCCAACCAGCGGCTTTCAAACAGTCAGCCAGATTGAGCAATCGCTCGTTAGCCCTTATCTCCCTCCAGGTATTCCAGGAGATCTTGTTGCTCTGGGAAACGTATCGATCAACCAATCGCCCATCAACAACGGGTTTCAAGGCCACGTACGTCTCGATCATAACTTCCACGATGGCAGCGATAAGCTCTTTTACAGCCTGTTCCGCAACACTACCCAAGGCGGCGTGGCCAATCCCCGGCCCAACCTGGCCTATGTGAGCCCTAACGCGACTTGGTATCACAAAGTCGACTACATCCATACTTTTTCTGCCAGGCTGCTCAACGAGGCCAGTGTTTCTTACGTGCGCGCCGTCGGAGACCAGCCAGCCGCGCCTAATGATCTTCCCAATCTCCCGAATGCTTATCCTGGCGGTCTCGGCGGAGGATTCTCATCCTGGGGTCCATCGGGATGGGTCCACAACAACTGGAACTGGCACGATGTCCTTACCTACGTGCAAGGATCGCATAACATCCGTATCGGTGTAGACGTCGATCGCCAGCAGGATCTCGACAACTTCACTGCCGGTTTGGATCGACCTACGTTTTACTTCACAAATATCGTTGACTTCGCCGTCGACAAACCAAACTACCAGAGCGGTCCAATCGTGAACGTTCAGGCTGGTGGCACAGCACAGAGCCTCTACTCTCGTGTTCTCATGTTGCAGACAGCCCCGTTCCTCCAGGACGACTGGAAGGTCTCCAAGAAACTCACGCTGAACCTTGGCCTTCGCTGGGACTACTTCGGTCATCTCGGCACCGTAAGCTACGGAAAGAATCCTCTGGCGCTATTTACTCCTGGCTCTGGCGGAACAGCTCAAGCTCAGATCGCAAACGGCTCGATGCTCGTCCGTGGTTCAAACGGTCAGGTAGTTGACAATGCCATGTGGCGCTTCGCTCCTCGTTTCGGATTCGCCTATGACGTCTTTGGCGACGGTACAACGTCTATCCACGGCGGATGGGGACTCTTCAACAACAAAATCGGAGACCTGTCATACGTAGACGGAATTCGAACCAATCCACCTCAATTTGCAGACCCCAGTATCAGCATCTACAACGCTGGGACCACCCTGGCAAACTTCTCCTACGGCGCTAGTGCCAGCGGCCCAACTGGATTTGCGCCTCCACCCGGTATCTCGTACGAGGTCGATCCCCATGGCGGCCTCGTCGGAACTCGCATTGGGGTCGGTGGTCTTCAACCCAATCTCGTTCCTCCTGAAGTGCAGGATTGGTCAGTTAGTATTCAGCGAAGCATCGGCAGCAGTGTCGTTATCGAAGCTGATTACTTCGGCACATCCAGCACCCATCTCTACTTTCAGACCGACTCCAACCGCTACGCTGGCGATCTAATTCAACATGATGGGTCACTTTCTAGACTCAACTCCAGCTTCGGTGCCGTCGTCTATGGCCAAAGCATCGGGAAGGCGAATGCCGAAGTCGGAGCATTAGCCATCTCCAAGCGCTTCTCTCGAGGCTGGTCTGTTCATGCCATCTATAACTACGGCAAAGCCTTGGACTACACCAGCAGTAATGACAATGGAGTTGGCGGAGCAGAGAATGTCATCGACGTCAATAATCCACGCCGCAACTACGGCCGCTCCGACTATGACTCACGGCATCGAATCTCAATCGACGCTGTCTGGAATATTCCAGGTGTCGGAAAAGGAATTGAGCACCTGATTACAGGTGGCTGGACCCTCTCTCCCGTCATCGTCCTTCAATCTGGGCAGCCGTTTACGGTTTACACCACGGCCCCTTATCCATCAGGCGACTTCAACGCAGACGGCTATAACTATGATGTTCCCAACATGCCGGCTTTTGGCAGCAATAAGGCGACAAGCCGCTCCGATTTCCTCAAAGGGGTCTTCGCGGTCTCTGACTTCCCGCTACCAGCAATGGGAACCGAGGGAAATTTAGGGAGAAACACCTACAACGGGCCCGGACTGGCCAACACTAACCTTGCCGCAGAACGGCTCTTCCGATTACCGTTCCTTGGTGATGCCGGGAGCTTCCAGGTGCGGGGAGAGATTCTCAATCTCTTCAACAGAGTTAATCTGACCAATCCCGTAAGCGATCTCTCCAATGGTGAGTTCGGCAAATCTACAGACCAGAATCTTCCCCGCACTATTCAGGTGCTTGGCCGGATTCGATTCTGA
- a CDS encoding GRP family sugar transporter gives MFQPQTYAIALSLMLVTMVCWGSWANTMKLCPGYRFQLFYWDYVIGLILAALILGFTLGSMGGVGRPFLADMMAADSSHIGLAVTGGILFNVANLLLVAAIEIAGLAVAFPVGIGLALIVGAISSYIISPSGNVLMLFGGIALVVGAIVLDAMAYRLRETERRSLSMRGFVICLAAGLLMGSFYPFVSRSMLGDGAPGPYAVAMFFTIGVALCAVPFNYLLMRKPLDKSQPVSMSGYSSARGSWHLWGILGGVIWCTGATLNFVASRAHIVGPAVSYSIGQGATMISAAWGVFIWKEFATAPARAKTYLFWMFILFLCGLSAIALAPIY, from the coding sequence TTGTTTCAGCCTCAAACCTATGCGATTGCTCTTTCGTTGATGCTCGTTACGATGGTCTGTTGGGGTTCGTGGGCCAACACGATGAAGTTGTGTCCGGGCTATCGATTCCAGCTCTTCTACTGGGATTATGTAATCGGTTTGATCCTGGCAGCTCTGATCTTGGGCTTTACGCTGGGAAGCATGGGAGGCGTCGGCCGGCCCTTTCTAGCTGACATGATGGCGGCGGATTCATCGCACATCGGACTAGCGGTGACAGGAGGCATCCTCTTCAATGTCGCCAACCTGCTGCTCGTTGCCGCCATCGAGATTGCTGGTTTGGCCGTTGCATTTCCGGTTGGAATCGGGCTAGCGCTTATTGTCGGGGCAATCAGCAGCTACATTATTTCCCCAAGCGGCAATGTGTTGATGCTGTTTGGAGGAATCGCACTCGTCGTGGGAGCGATCGTTCTTGATGCGATGGCGTACCGGCTGCGCGAGACGGAACGCCGATCGCTGAGCATGCGCGGGTTCGTCATCTGCCTGGCAGCGGGTCTGTTGATGGGTAGCTTCTATCCCTTTGTCTCACGGTCCATGTTGGGCGACGGCGCTCCTGGGCCGTATGCTGTGGCGATGTTCTTTACGATTGGCGTCGCTCTATGCGCCGTTCCATTCAACTACCTGTTGATGCGCAAGCCGTTGGATAAGAGCCAGCCCGTGTCGATGAGTGGGTACTCTTCGGCACGTGGATCGTGGCATCTTTGGGGCATCCTCGGCGGAGTGATCTGGTGTACGGGCGCGACCTTAAATTTTGTGGCATCTCGCGCTCATATTGTGGGGCCGGCAGTCTCTTATTCGATTGGTCAGGGCGCTACCATGATCTCTGCCGCGTGGGGAGTCTTTATCTGGAAGGAATTTGCAACCGCGCCCGCTCGAGCCAAAACTTACCTGTTTTGGATGTTTATTTTGTTCCTCTGCGGATTGAGCGCGATTGCGCTCGCTCCTATTTATTGA
- a CDS encoding LacI family DNA-binding transcriptional regulator: MANMKQIAKVAGVSLGTVSNVLNKSAPVRENLRKRVMDAVDAVGYQPSQLARGLRLDKTNMIGMIIPDVTNPFFPAVVRGAEDVAFANGYRLILCNTDNDHSKEIVHLNELRTFLPSGLIVIPSNFSDLTAQAESYRKSGTAVVCVDRLPKGWDGDTVTADNEKGAYEATSYLLRQGHRQLAMVMGPRHLTNAQDRLAGFKRALLEKKIPIGPEYIQEASFDQHGGYAKTMLLLRMIPRPTVIFAANDMIAFGALLAFREAGLHCPEDISLIGFDNLQFAEMTSPPLSSVSQPGFQMGTKAAQILIDRVRGDDGPAKHLVLETALKIRDSVAPPGLTSAQKSPSSRRSKLSK, from the coding sequence ATGGCAAACATGAAGCAGATCGCAAAGGTAGCTGGTGTCTCACTCGGCACCGTATCCAATGTTCTCAACAAATCTGCTCCGGTGCGCGAAAACCTTCGCAAGCGGGTCATGGACGCCGTCGATGCGGTCGGCTACCAACCCAGCCAACTGGCGCGTGGCCTTCGCCTGGACAAGACCAACATGATCGGCATGATCATTCCAGACGTAACGAACCCCTTCTTCCCGGCCGTAGTTCGCGGCGCAGAGGACGTCGCCTTCGCAAACGGCTATCGCCTGATCCTCTGCAACACCGACAACGACCATTCCAAAGAGATCGTTCACCTCAATGAACTTCGAACGTTCCTTCCGTCCGGTCTGATCGTGATTCCGTCCAACTTCAGTGACCTCACCGCACAGGCCGAGTCGTATCGAAAGTCTGGAACAGCAGTAGTCTGTGTCGACCGTCTTCCCAAAGGGTGGGACGGCGACACGGTTACTGCTGACAACGAGAAGGGAGCTTATGAGGCCACCAGCTACTTGCTTCGGCAAGGACATCGGCAGCTTGCGATGGTCATGGGCCCACGTCACCTGACAAATGCACAAGACCGCCTGGCAGGCTTTAAACGCGCTTTACTCGAAAAAAAGATCCCAATCGGTCCCGAATATATTCAGGAGGCAAGCTTCGACCAACACGGCGGTTACGCGAAGACTATGCTTCTTCTTCGCATGATCCCGAGGCCGACGGTGATCTTCGCAGCGAACGACATGATTGCGTTCGGCGCCCTGCTGGCCTTTCGCGAAGCCGGCCTCCACTGCCCCGAAGACATATCCCTGATTGGTTTCGACAATCTTCAATTTGCCGAGATGACCAGCCCTCCGCTCTCATCCGTATCCCAGCCAGGCTTTCAAATGGGAACCAAAGCCGCTCAAATCCTGATTGATCGCGTCCGCGGCGATGACGGCCCGGCAAAGCATCTCGTCCTTGAAACCGCGCTGAAGATTAGAGATTCGGTGGCTCCTCCTGGCCTGACTTCGGCCCAGAAATCCCCCTCCTCTCGCCGGAGCAAACTTAGCAAATAG